AATCCTAGCCTGCTGACCGTTATCCAGCGTGGGGCAGTTTTGGGGTCGTCAATACCACCCTGAGACCAAGGATTGCAGCGCAGGATTCGCCAAATAATCATGGGAACCCCCTTGATTACTCCCAGATTCTGCAAAGTCTGCAATCCATAGGAGGAGCAGGAGGGGTAATAGCGGCAAACATCCCCATAGAGCGGAGAGATCAGCTTGCGCCAAAGCAGAACTAAAGAAATGAGTAGGTTGCGTGGCACCAAAACCAAAATCAAGAGGAGTTTAGAAGTCACTTCAACCTCTGCAGAAGGCCAATCAGAGACGAGCGCAAGTCTTCGAAACTGGCCTCAGCCGATGCCGGGTGGAGCCTCACAACTAGGTCAAATCCAGTAAGTGATTCG
The genomic region above belongs to Aquiluna sp. KACHI24 and contains:
- the yidD gene encoding membrane protein insertion efficiency factor YidD, whose amino-acid sequence is MTSKLLLILVLVPRNLLISLVLLWRKLISPLYGDVCRYYPSCSSYGLQTLQNLGVIKGVPMIIWRILRCNPWSQGGIDDPKTAPRWITVSRLGFVSPAIEEKSR